Proteins encoded in a region of the Triticum urartu cultivar G1812 unplaced genomic scaffold, Tu2.1 TuUngrouped_contig_5294, whole genome shotgun sequence genome:
- the LOC125529031 gene encoding uncharacterized protein LOC125529031 — protein sequence MAKNHGAAALVIASLLVAVTLADARVAVQVRRDLNEGHVVPASDAKAAPALTCSKVQGLKAGETCFSVALLGGLTLESFLVFNPNIDCAKTFVGQWVCLRASTA from the exons ATGGCGAAGAACCACGGAGCTGCCGCTCTCGTGATCGCGTCCCTTCTCGTCGCGGTCACCCTCGCCGACGCCAGGGTCGCCGTGCAGGTGCGCCGCGACCTGAACGAAG GTCACGTGGTGCCGGCGAGCGACGCGAAGGCGGCGCCGGCGCTGACGTGCAGCAAGGTGCAGGGGCTGAAGGCGGGCGAGACCTGCTTCTCCGTCGCGCTGCTCGGAGGCCTGACCCTGGAGTCGTTCCTCGTCTTCAACCCCAACATCGACTGCGCCAAGACCTTCGTCGGCCAGTGGGTCTGCCTCCGCGCCTCCACTGCTTGA